The following coding sequences lie in one Euhalothece natronophila Z-M001 genomic window:
- a CDS encoding glycosyltransferase family 4 protein, whose amino-acid sequence MNIKTLQIGMGWFPEEAGGLNRYYYNCFHALSQAGVGVQGLVMGSSLLKDEPVQVFAPRDSHILQRWQGIRKSAYQILEEEDEYLVVSHFALYTFPILDQLHDRALVTHFHGPWALESRIERRKPLVNWAKKALEQRVYQRTAQFIVLSHTFCNILQQEYHIPRERIQIIPGGVDLNRFDCSFSQEEAQEKLGWKRDRAILFCIRRLSKRMGLDNLITAIDQVRHHYPEVLLYIAGKGELTSTLQAQIEEMNLQDHVKLLGYLADEELPLAYRAADLSVVPTVALEGFGLVVVESLATGTPVLGTPIGGIPEILQPFCPDLILEGYQPQQLAQGIQEVLGGQRHLPTAQACQNYVKEHYTWSAIAPQIKAVYQAALT is encoded by the coding sequence GTGTAGGTGTTCAAGGATTGGTCATGGGGTCTTCCTTACTGAAGGATGAACCAGTTCAAGTCTTTGCACCTCGGGATTCTCATATACTTCAACGCTGGCAAGGAATTAGAAAGTCAGCTTATCAGATCTTGGAGGAAGAAGATGAGTATCTAGTGGTGTCACATTTTGCCTTATATACCTTTCCCATATTGGATCAGTTGCACGATCGCGCTTTAGTGACTCATTTTCATGGCCCCTGGGCTTTAGAAAGTCGGATTGAACGACGGAAACCGTTAGTTAACTGGGCAAAAAAGGCACTAGAACAAAGGGTTTATCAGCGAACGGCGCAATTTATTGTTCTTTCTCACACCTTCTGTAATATCTTACAGCAGGAATATCACATTCCTCGGGAACGCATACAGATTATTCCTGGCGGTGTTGATTTGAATCGTTTTGATTGTTCTTTCTCCCAAGAAGAGGCGCAGGAAAAACTAGGTTGGAAGCGCGATCGCGCGATCCTTTTTTGTATCCGTCGCTTATCAAAACGCATGGGGTTAGATAACCTGATTACTGCTATAGATCAAGTGCGCCATCACTACCCCGAGGTTCTGCTTTATATTGCTGGAAAGGGAGAACTCACATCAACCTTGCAAGCCCAAATTGAAGAAATGAACCTTCAGGATCATGTGAAACTGTTAGGTTATCTTGCTGATGAAGAGTTACCCTTGGCTTACCGAGCGGCTGATCTCTCAGTTGTCCCGACAGTTGCTCTTGAAGGGTTTGGGTTAGTTGTCGTGGAGTCTTTAGCAACAGGTACACCTGTATTAGGAACTCCCATTGGTGGAATTCCTGAGATTCTCCAACCTTTCTGTCCTGATTTAATTTTAGAAGGTTATCAACCCCAACAACTAGCTCAGGGGATTCAGGAAGTTTTAGGGGGTCAACGTCACTTACCCACTGCCCAAGCCTGCCAGAACTATGTTAAAGAGCATTATACCTGGAGCGCGATCGCGCCTCAAATAAAAGCTGTTTATCAAGCAGCTCTTACCTAA